A single genomic interval of Bradyrhizobium sp. sBnM-33 harbors:
- a CDS encoding PaaI family thioesterase gives MSPNVSIERRYGVVSADERRALGGLEFVQRLVTGALPLNTMARTLGYDIVEATAGRVIVTAAPSADHLNPAGTVHGGFAATLLDTCMGLAVLTTIGTGFSSTTLEFKISLLRSLMPETGPIRAEGIVITSGKRIGTAEGRLTDSEGRLLAHGTTTCLIFDR, from the coding sequence ATGTCGCCAAATGTTTCGATAGAAAGACGTTACGGAGTTGTGTCTGCTGACGAGCGACGCGCCTTGGGTGGGCTTGAGTTCGTTCAACGGCTCGTTACCGGCGCATTGCCACTAAACACCATGGCCCGAACGCTAGGCTACGATATCGTTGAAGCGACGGCAGGACGGGTTATCGTAACCGCTGCCCCCTCGGCAGATCATCTCAATCCTGCGGGAACCGTGCATGGAGGCTTCGCAGCAACATTGCTCGATACCTGCATGGGACTCGCAGTTCTTACTACAATTGGAACGGGCTTCAGCTCAACGACACTGGAATTCAAGATCTCACTTTTGCGATCTCTGATGCCAGAGACGGGCCCGATAAGAGCTGAGGGGATCGTCATTACCAGTGGTAAGCGCATCGGTACCGCTGAAGGGCGTTTGACCGACAGCGAGGGTCGTCTTCTTGCGCACGGAACAACCACCTGCCTCATCTTCGATCGGTAG
- a CDS encoding GH36-type glycosyl hydrolase domain-containing protein, protein MEPYVIAADIYAASHHVGDGGWTWYTGSAGWMQRAGLESVKDRLYISIPASPTAGQASR, encoded by the coding sequence GTGGAGCCCTATGTAATCGCTGCCGACATCTACGCCGCCTCCCATCACGTCGGCGATGGGGGCTGGACCTGGTACACAGGCTCTGCCGGATGGATGCAACGTGCCGGGCTCGAGAGTGTGAAGGATCGTCTCTACATATCGATCCCTGCATCCCCAACAGCAGGCCAGGCTTCGAGATAA
- the rnk gene encoding nucleoside diphosphate kinase regulator, with protein sequence MITQRKAIAISGEIKPCITLTAKDYEGISRLARAAATRMPDLVSVLTEELERAHVLADGLSEQTVCMGSEVEFRDDTTGKVQTVMLVYPGDADISQAKISILTPVGAALIGLSAEDSITWETRTGEIRQLTVLKVREPQFA encoded by the coding sequence ATGATAACACAACGCAAGGCGATAGCCATTAGCGGTGAGATCAAGCCGTGCATAACGCTCACGGCCAAGGATTACGAAGGAATCTCGCGACTCGCGCGAGCGGCAGCGACGAGGATGCCGGACCTAGTGTCGGTCCTTACCGAGGAGCTTGAGCGGGCGCACGTGCTTGCGGATGGCCTTTCAGAGCAGACTGTGTGCATGGGTAGCGAAGTCGAGTTCCGTGATGACACGACGGGAAAGGTCCAGACCGTGATGCTCGTCTACCCGGGTGATGCGGACATTTCGCAGGCAAAGATATCCATTCTCACCCCCGTCGGGGCCGCGCTGATCGGCCTCAGCGCCGAAGATTCCATCACCTGGGAAACACGGACCGGAGAAATTCGGCAATTGACCGTTCTTAAGGTCCGCGAGCCCCAGTTTGCCTGA
- the speD gene encoding adenosylmethionine decarboxylase produces MESTSRVSMAALSNPLDINHEEARLRHADGVTPRTASHVMPSGTVHDHFVERDGLRFAGTHLVIDLWEASNLDDIEVVETALRDAAVAAGATLLKMDLHSFTPGGGITGVAVLAESHISIHTWPERAYAAVDVFMCGDADPHKAIGVLRHAFGPRMLTVSEHRRGVMP; encoded by the coding sequence ATGGAAAGCACGTCCCGCGTCAGCATGGCTGCACTCTCCAACCCTCTCGACATCAATCATGAAGAGGCCCGTTTGCGCCATGCCGATGGTGTTACTCCGCGCACGGCTTCTCATGTCATGCCAAGCGGCACCGTCCACGACCACTTCGTCGAGCGAGATGGCCTGCGCTTCGCCGGAACGCATCTCGTCATCGATCTCTGGGAAGCATCTAATCTTGACGACATCGAAGTAGTCGAGACGGCGCTGCGCGACGCCGCTGTGGCGGCGGGGGCGACGCTTCTTAAGATGGACCTTCACAGCTTCACGCCTGGCGGCGGGATCACGGGCGTGGCCGTGCTTGCGGAGAGCCACATCTCGATCCACACATGGCCGGAGCGCGCCTACGCTGCCGTCGACGTATTCATGTGCGGTGACGCTGATCCGCATAAAGCCATCGGGGTGCTCAGGCACGCCTTTGGCCCCCGGATGTTGACCGTCTCGGAGCACAGGCGAGGAGTAATGCCATGA
- the speE gene encoding polyamine aminopropyltransferase — translation MNAFQEKLYEHHSQVFTMDADLYQARTKFQDVLIFENRLFGRVLVLDGVVQLTERDNHIYHEMIAHVPLMAHGAAKRVLIIGGGDGGTLKEVLKHPVERVVLVEIDDDVIELSKRFFPQVSDGAFEDRRVTLVIRDGVEYVTQAEAKFDAVIVDSTDPIGPGEQLFTTAFYERCRNLLRPGGMIALQSGAPFYNPEQLDSVCSRLARSFHAVRPFLAPVPTYAGGMLALVAGGEDHKALRPPIKALREQFDRLRPNTGYYTPEIHRAAFTLAPAFTPAPKRLAKPERPPLPDQLVPLTILSKINESLR, via the coding sequence ATGAACGCGTTTCAGGAGAAGCTCTACGAGCACCACTCGCAAGTCTTCACCATGGACGCCGATCTGTACCAGGCGCGAACCAAGTTCCAGGATGTCCTCATATTTGAGAACCGGCTGTTTGGCCGCGTATTGGTTCTGGATGGCGTCGTGCAGCTGACCGAGCGCGACAACCACATTTATCACGAGATGATCGCGCACGTGCCGCTCATGGCACACGGCGCGGCCAAGCGCGTGCTCATCATCGGTGGAGGCGACGGCGGCACCCTCAAGGAAGTGCTCAAGCATCCTGTCGAACGAGTCGTGCTGGTTGAGATTGACGATGATGTCATCGAACTCTCGAAACGGTTCTTTCCGCAGGTGTCGGACGGCGCATTCGAGGATCGACGTGTTACTCTCGTCATCAGAGACGGCGTCGAGTACGTGACGCAGGCGGAGGCAAAATTCGACGCCGTGATCGTTGACTCGACTGACCCAATCGGACCCGGCGAGCAGCTATTCACCACGGCGTTCTACGAACGCTGCCGGAACTTGCTCCGACCGGGTGGCATGATCGCCCTCCAAAGCGGGGCACCCTTCTACAATCCAGAGCAGTTGGATAGCGTCTGCAGCCGGCTTGCCCGTTCGTTCCACGCTGTTCGGCCCTTCCTTGCGCCTGTTCCCACCTACGCGGGCGGAATGCTGGCCCTGGTTGCCGGCGGTGAAGACCACAAAGCACTGCGGCCACCCATCAAAGCGCTACGGGAGCAATTCGATCGGCTGCGGCCGAACACGGGTTACTACACGCCAGAAATTCATCGGGCTGCGTTCACATTGGCACCAGCTTTCACGCCTGCTCCTAAGAGGCTGGCGAAGCCGGAACGGCCTCCGCTGCCCGACCAACTGGTGCCCCTCACCATCCTTAGCAAGATCAACGAGTCGCTGCGCTGA
- a CDS encoding TfuA-like protein yields MSTPVVFTGLSLSQEEARTLLAAEVRPPVKRGDLDQLSDGTVAAIIDGELGGDSAVPIDEIRRALRRGVKIIGAASVGALRAYEAREDGMVGLGWVYRAYCTGRIWGIDEIAVIYDPDSYRSLTIPLVNVRFCLERLTARRGISAGEADHAMASLKQLSIGKRDRRNIVLHLAGLLGRERVRKMLKLVRPAEDDVKKSDAYELLRTLAKGSNN; encoded by the coding sequence ATGTCGACGCCAGTTGTGTTCACGGGGCTTAGCCTCTCTCAAGAAGAAGCTAGGACGCTACTCGCAGCCGAAGTCAGACCTCCGGTGAAGCGAGGCGATCTCGATCAACTGAGCGATGGGACGGTCGCAGCGATCATCGATGGAGAACTCGGTGGAGATTCCGCCGTTCCAATTGATGAGATCCGCCGAGCTCTGCGTCGCGGCGTAAAGATCATCGGGGCTGCGAGCGTCGGCGCTTTGCGCGCGTACGAAGCACGGGAGGATGGTATGGTGGGGCTTGGATGGGTATACCGGGCCTACTGCACCGGGCGCATATGGGGCATCGATGAGATCGCAGTCATATACGATCCCGATTCCTATCGTTCCCTCACGATCCCCCTGGTGAATGTTCGCTTCTGCCTGGAGCGCCTGACTGCCCGGCGTGGCATCAGCGCGGGAGAGGCCGACCACGCCATGGCCTCATTGAAGCAATTGAGCATCGGAAAGCGTGATCGCCGAAATATTGTACTTCACCTTGCCGGCCTATTAGGTCGAGAGCGAGTAAGGAAGATGCTAAAGCTGGTCAGGCCTGCAGAGGACGACGTGAAGAAAAGCGACGCATACGAGTTGCTGCGCACCTTGGCCAAAGGTTCGAACAACTAG
- a CDS encoding carboxymuconolactone decarboxylase family protein, with amino-acid sequence MPDIQSPAKRLAQKRRKLSPNIETAFQAFSKTVFADGALPAKTKQIIAVAVAHVTQCPYCIKGHTEAALRHGASQEELMEAIWVAAEMRAGGAYAHSVIAIEEMEKATAETNA; translated from the coding sequence ATGCCCGACATCCAATCGCCTGCGAAACGGCTCGCGCAGAAACGCAGGAAATTATCGCCTAACATCGAAACTGCCTTCCAAGCGTTCAGCAAGACGGTTTTCGCAGATGGTGCGTTACCCGCTAAGACCAAGCAGATTATCGCCGTCGCGGTCGCACATGTCACCCAGTGCCCTTATTGTATAAAGGGGCACACCGAGGCGGCGTTACGGCACGGCGCCTCGCAAGAGGAGTTGATGGAGGCGATCTGGGTGGCCGCTGAAATGCGAGCCGGAGGAGCTTATGCTCATTCTGTTATCGCAATCGAGGAAATGGAGAAAGCTACGGCGGAGACGAATGCGTAG
- a CDS encoding DUF3305 domain-containing protein: MNVTAPLVRIPIGIVVERCKANSPWSEFIWRPTAVLGGLADADPWTQLAIEKETMTFYAGASEIELYRTETENYRDNLRSAVPSVWVALLATAGDPPYEIAAVTADPAEGEALTEPGQGIVEAVPMPTSVRDTIASFISEHHVERTFEKRKRKRADPEALARRGPQYRSGDE; this comes from the coding sequence GTGAACGTAACAGCGCCGCTCGTACGGATTCCCATAGGCATCGTAGTCGAGCGATGCAAGGCGAATTCCCCGTGGTCTGAATTTATCTGGCGTCCCACCGCGGTGCTTGGTGGCCTTGCGGATGCGGATCCATGGACGCAGCTTGCGATAGAAAAGGAAACCATGACCTTCTACGCCGGAGCGTCGGAGATCGAGCTCTATCGCACAGAAACGGAAAACTACCGAGATAATCTCCGTTCGGCCGTGCCCTCAGTGTGGGTCGCTTTGCTCGCAACTGCAGGCGACCCCCCGTATGAGATTGCGGCCGTCACGGCGGACCCAGCAGAAGGGGAGGCTTTGACAGAACCGGGCCAAGGAATTGTTGAAGCCGTGCCGATGCCCACCTCGGTGCGTGATACCATTGCCTCGTTTATCTCCGAACACCATGTAGAACGGACCTTCGAGAAGCGTAAGCGCAAGCGTGCGGATCCGGAAGCGCTGGCGCGGCGTGGCCCGCAATACAGGAGCGGAGATGAGTAA
- a CDS encoding DUF3306 domain-containing protein gives MARNTGAEMSNDTDFLARWSRRKHDAAADKIRQSKSESTPDGVVSGTSAALAQGGNRLPFDPASLPTIESIGAETNIRAFLEAGVPGDLARAALRRVWSLDPAIRDFVGLSENSWDFNASGAMAGFGPIDGEEVGRLLTRLLRELDTIATAAHPPVVSPLPEDSRKPAGESDPVVYQATNAESVTLVSAKGPQLDFDEMDVAGDGAQQGRAAGPQSELTPSERLSPVLRRRHGGASPQLR, from the coding sequence GTGGCCCGCAATACAGGAGCGGAGATGAGTAACGACACGGATTTTCTCGCGCGATGGTCCCGTCGCAAGCATGATGCGGCTGCAGACAAGATCAGGCAATCGAAGTCGGAGAGTACCCCTGATGGCGTTGTCTCCGGAACTTCGGCGGCTCTTGCGCAGGGCGGAAATAGACTGCCATTCGACCCTGCGAGTTTGCCTACAATCGAATCCATCGGTGCCGAAACCAATATCCGCGCCTTCCTCGAAGCCGGGGTGCCTGGCGATTTGGCGCGTGCGGCGCTGCGCCGCGTGTGGTCGTTAGACCCCGCGATCCGCGACTTTGTCGGTCTGTCGGAGAACTCCTGGGACTTCAACGCGTCTGGTGCGATGGCGGGCTTCGGACCAATCGACGGGGAGGAAGTCGGACGGCTTTTGACGCGGCTGTTAAGAGAACTGGACACAATAGCCACCGCGGCGCATCCGCCTGTCGTATCGCCGCTGCCAGAAGACTCGCGGAAGCCAGCAGGGGAATCCGATCCGGTCGTGTATCAAGCAACCAACGCAGAATCGGTGACGCTGGTATCCGCCAAAGGTCCGCAGTTGGACTTCGATGAGATGGACGTCGCCGGCGACGGGGCGCAACAGGGCAGAGCCGCTGGTCCGCAATCCGAACTCACCCCATCAGAACGTCTTTCGCCAGTTTTGCGTCGACGTCATGGTGGCGCCTCGCCCCAACTCCGGTAG
- a CDS encoding molecular chaperone gives MTVLIRTGTPKEENETSDRRPEEAVRAIGGVLNPADLIEPPQLPVSKLSKVPARTLSVEAVMDLASEILWPEVGHEQPVEIDEFDAHRAQEYLLLAMLLSRSPDAATLNRIAKLRGDATPLGLAHLALAQAAGTASAERIAREYFTLFIGVGRGELLPYGSYYLTGFLNERPLARLREDLRAHGIERAEGQVEPEDHAATLCEIMAGMACGQFPTIARMQQEFFEKHLASWTGRFFADLEGAEAAEFYRQVGTLGRLFLETETKAFRLPTRSEVRNPEDV, from the coding sequence ATGACCGTGCTTATCCGCACTGGCACGCCAAAAGAGGAAAATGAAACGAGCGACCGGAGACCCGAGGAGGCTGTTCGGGCAATTGGTGGTGTTCTCAACCCCGCAGATCTGATCGAACCGCCTCAGCTTCCCGTGTCGAAGTTGTCTAAGGTTCCGGCGCGTACGCTGTCGGTTGAAGCCGTGATGGATCTCGCGAGCGAGATCTTGTGGCCGGAAGTCGGCCATGAACAACCCGTCGAGATCGACGAGTTCGATGCGCACCGTGCCCAGGAATATTTACTTCTCGCCATGCTACTGAGCCGTTCGCCAGATGCAGCCACGCTCAATCGGATTGCTAAGCTTCGCGGCGATGCGACCCCGCTTGGCCTCGCGCATCTGGCCCTTGCGCAGGCAGCCGGCACTGCGAGCGCGGAAAGGATCGCGCGCGAGTACTTCACCCTTTTCATTGGAGTTGGACGCGGCGAGTTGCTTCCCTACGGCTCATACTACCTCACCGGCTTTCTCAACGAACGGCCGCTGGCGCGATTGCGCGAGGATCTTCGCGCGCACGGTATCGAACGCGCCGAAGGACAGGTGGAGCCGGAGGATCACGCCGCTACTCTTTGCGAGATCATGGCCGGGATGGCCTGCGGTCAATTCCCAACGATCGCTAGAATGCAGCAGGAATTTTTCGAGAAACACCTTGCCTCGTGGACTGGTCGTTTCTTCGCTGATTTGGAGGGAGCCGAGGCGGCCGAATTTTATCGTCAGGTGGGGACGCTTGGCAGGCTGTTCCTGGAGACCGAGACAAAAGCGTTCCGGCTTCCCACCAGGTCAGAGGTGCGTAACCCGGAGGACGTGTGA
- a CDS encoding twin-arginine translocation signal domain-containing protein, producing MHTVDKPLGRRQFLRAFGAGAAVAAVSPLVLEAKADSENNDEKRKSRYKESDHVKAYYRVNRYPS from the coding sequence ATGCATACGGTCGATAAGCCACTCGGACGTCGTCAGTTCCTTCGTGCGTTTGGTGCCGGAGCGGCGGTCGCCGCCGTGTCGCCGCTCGTTCTGGAGGCGAAAGCCGATAGCGAGAACAACGATGAAAAGCGCAAGTCTCGCTACAAGGAAAGCGACCACGTGAAGGCCTATTATCGCGTCAACCGTTATCCGAGCTAA
- a CDS encoding formate dehydrogenase subunit alpha, producing MLIKRTEREKHRGSFAAFTSGSNKHLDRRAFLRRSGLAASGLAALGTMPLTSVRKAKAGPPPAPGAVVTIHKNICTHCAVGCTVTAEVSNGVWIGQEPSWDSPINRGSHCAKGASVRELVHSERRLKYPMKLVGGQWTRIKWDQAIDEIGDKMLEIRRKSGPESLYWMGSAKFSNEGAYLFRKIAAFWGTNNNDHQARICHSTTVTGVANTWGYGAMTNSFNDVRNSKTMVFMGCNPAEAHPVSLQHMLEGKELNRANFIVIDPRLTRTAAHANEYVRIRPGTDIPVLMGMMWHIFKNGWEDKEFIKQRVHGFEEARKEIDKWNPEEVERVSGVPGAQLERVAKLFATEKPSTLLWSMGQTHHTVGTANVRASCMLLLATGNVGKPGTGANIIRGHDNVQGATDIGVDTVTTPFYYGLSEGAWKHWSRVWEVDYDYLVSRFDSKKMMETAGIPLTRWFDAVLLPRDQVDQKDNVRGMFVQGHASNSITRIPESMKALPQLDLLVVADPHPTTWASLAVAAGRKDNMYLLPICTQFETSGSRVASNRSLQWGEPIVKPTFESKDDYQVLYLIAKKLGFADQMFKNIKVEGDRPVPEDVLREMNRGSWSTGYTGQSPERLKAHMRNQHKFDLVTLRAPKDDPEVGGDFYGLPWPCWGTPELRHPGSPILYNSDAAVMDGGNGFRARFGVERNGQTLLAEGSYLPGSEIKDGYPEFTMGVFKKLGWDKDLTAAELATIEKVAGNPGNIDTVSWSTDLSGGIQRVAIKHGCSPYGNGKARTVAWNLPDPVPVHREPIYSPRVDLIAQYPTLPDAKQFRLPNIGFSVQKSAVDRGIARAFPLIVSSGRLVEYEGGGEETRSNRWLAELQQDMFIEISPADAAERGIKDGGWVWVTGAENSAKAKMKALVTERVGKGVTWMPFHFGGWFAGEDLRSRYPQGSDPIVLGESANTIMTYGYDPATGMQEPKVSLCQISAA from the coding sequence GTGCTGATCAAGAGAACCGAACGCGAAAAGCACCGCGGCTCGTTCGCCGCCTTCACCAGTGGCTCGAACAAGCATCTGGATCGTCGTGCCTTCTTGCGCCGTTCGGGCCTTGCCGCAAGCGGCCTCGCCGCCCTGGGAACCATGCCGCTCACGAGCGTGCGAAAAGCGAAGGCCGGTCCGCCGCCCGCGCCGGGCGCAGTGGTCACCATCCACAAGAACATCTGTACGCATTGCGCTGTTGGTTGCACGGTTACTGCGGAAGTATCCAATGGCGTATGGATCGGCCAGGAGCCGAGTTGGGACAGCCCGATTAATAGGGGCTCGCATTGCGCAAAGGGCGCTTCGGTCCGCGAACTGGTGCACAGCGAGCGCCGGCTAAAATATCCGATGAAGTTGGTCGGCGGGCAGTGGACTCGCATCAAATGGGATCAAGCCATTGATGAGATCGGCGACAAGATGCTGGAGATCCGTCGCAAGTCCGGGCCAGAATCGCTCTATTGGATGGGCTCGGCGAAATTCTCCAACGAAGGCGCTTATCTCTTCCGAAAGATTGCGGCGTTCTGGGGCACCAACAACAACGACCATCAGGCGCGCATCTGTCATTCGACCACCGTCACCGGTGTAGCCAACACTTGGGGCTACGGCGCGATGACCAACAGCTTCAATGACGTCCGCAACTCCAAGACCATGGTTTTCATGGGTTGCAACCCGGCAGAAGCACACCCGGTTTCGCTGCAGCACATGCTTGAAGGCAAGGAGCTCAACAGGGCAAACTTCATCGTCATCGATCCGCGACTGACGCGCACCGCCGCCCATGCGAACGAGTATGTCCGCATCCGTCCCGGCACCGACATTCCGGTGCTGATGGGGATGATGTGGCACATCTTCAAGAATGGCTGGGAGGACAAGGAGTTCATCAAGCAGCGCGTCCACGGTTTCGAAGAAGCGCGCAAGGAAATTGACAAGTGGAATCCTGAAGAGGTCGAACGCGTCAGCGGGGTTCCCGGCGCGCAGCTCGAGCGCGTTGCCAAATTGTTCGCGACCGAGAAGCCATCGACCCTGCTCTGGTCCATGGGCCAGACCCATCACACGGTCGGCACCGCGAATGTTCGCGCCAGCTGCATGTTATTGTTGGCGACGGGTAACGTCGGCAAGCCAGGGACCGGCGCCAACATTATCCGCGGCCATGACAATGTGCAGGGCGCCACCGACATTGGCGTCGATACCGTGACGACGCCGTTTTATTACGGTCTCAGCGAAGGTGCATGGAAACATTGGAGTCGTGTCTGGGAGGTCGACTACGATTATCTGGTCTCCCGCTTCGATTCCAAAAAGATGATGGAAACTGCGGGCATTCCCCTGACGCGCTGGTTTGATGCCGTTCTTCTGCCTAGGGACCAGGTTGATCAGAAGGACAACGTGCGAGGCATGTTCGTGCAAGGACACGCGAGCAACAGCATCACGCGTATCCCGGAATCAATGAAAGCGTTGCCGCAGCTTGATCTGCTGGTCGTCGCCGATCCGCATCCCACCACCTGGGCCTCGCTGGCCGTGGCGGCCGGGCGCAAGGACAACATGTATCTGCTGCCGATTTGCACCCAGTTCGAAACCTCCGGCTCGCGCGTTGCGTCCAATCGCTCGCTGCAGTGGGGCGAACCGATCGTCAAACCAACCTTCGAGTCCAAGGACGATTATCAGGTTCTGTACTTAATAGCGAAGAAGCTCGGCTTCGCCGACCAAATGTTCAAGAACATCAAGGTTGAAGGGGACCGTCCGGTCCCCGAGGACGTCCTGCGCGAAATGAATCGGGGAAGCTGGAGCACGGGCTACACCGGACAGTCGCCGGAGCGGCTGAAGGCACACATGAGGAACCAGCACAAGTTCGATCTGGTGACGCTGCGCGCGCCCAAAGACGATCCGGAGGTTGGCGGCGACTTCTACGGTCTGCCCTGGCCATGTTGGGGCACGCCGGAGCTCAGGCATCCCGGCTCCCCCATCCTCTACAACAGCGACGCCGCTGTCATGGACGGCGGAAATGGATTCCGTGCGCGCTTTGGAGTGGAGCGCAACGGCCAGACGCTGCTGGCCGAGGGTTCATATCTGCCGGGTTCGGAGATTAAGGACGGCTATCCTGAATTCACGATGGGTGTTTTCAAGAAATTGGGCTGGGACAAGGATCTTACGGCCGCAGAACTGGCGACCATTGAAAAAGTCGCAGGCAACCCCGGTAATATTGACACGGTGTCATGGTCGACGGATCTTTCCGGCGGCATCCAGCGCGTCGCGATCAAGCACGGTTGTTCGCCCTACGGCAACGGCAAGGCGCGGACGGTCGCCTGGAATTTGCCCGATCCAGTCCCGGTGCACCGCGAGCCGATTTATTCGCCGCGCGTCGATCTGATCGCACAATATCCGACGTTGCCCGACGCGAAGCAGTTCAGACTGCCGAATATCGGCTTCTCGGTACAAAAGAGCGCTGTCGACAGAGGCATTGCCAGGGCGTTCCCGCTGATCGTTTCGTCGGGTCGCCTTGTGGAGTACGAGGGCGGCGGCGAGGAGACCCGCTCCAACAGGTGGCTCGCCGAGTTGCAGCAGGACATGTTCATCGAGATCAGCCCGGCGGATGCGGCCGAGCGCGGAATCAAGGATGGTGGTTGGGTCTGGGTCACAGGAGCTGAGAACAGCGCCAAGGCGAAGATGAAAGCGCTGGTGACCGAACGTGTCGGCAAAGGCGTGACCTGGATGCCCTTCCATTTTGGGGGCTGGTTCGCCGGCGAGGATCTGCGGTCCAGATATCCACAGGGCTCCGATCCGATAGTGCTCGGCGAAAGCGCCAACACGATCATGACTTACGGCTACGACCCCGCAACCGGCATGCAGGAGCCCAAGGTCAGTTTGTGTCAGATCAGTGCGGCATAA
- the fdh3B gene encoding formate dehydrogenase FDH3 subunit beta, translating into MARMKFLCDADRCIECNACVTACKNEHDVPWGINRRRVVTINDGKPGERSVSMACMHCTDAPCQAVCPVNCFITTADGVVLHSKDLCIGCGYCFYACPFGAPQYPRVGNFGSRGKMDKCTYCAGGPEADGSKEEYAKYGANRLAEGKLPLCAEMCSTKSLLAGDGEIIAQIYKERVMKRGYGSGAWGWKTAYQETIAS; encoded by the coding sequence ATGGCTCGTATGAAATTCCTCTGCGACGCCGACCGTTGCATCGAGTGCAACGCTTGCGTTACCGCCTGCAAGAACGAGCACGATGTCCCATGGGGGATCAACCGCCGGCGCGTCGTAACCATCAATGACGGTAAGCCGGGCGAGAGGTCGGTCTCGATGGCGTGCATGCATTGCACGGATGCCCCTTGCCAGGCGGTGTGCCCGGTGAACTGCTTTATCACCACTGCCGATGGCGTCGTCCTGCACTCCAAGGACCTCTGCATCGGCTGTGGTTATTGCTTCTACGCCTGCCCGTTCGGCGCGCCGCAGTATCCCCGCGTCGGCAACTTCGGTTCGCGCGGAAAGATGGACAAGTGCACCTACTGCGCCGGAGGTCCTGAAGCGGATGGCTCGAAGGAGGAGTATGCGAAATACGGCGCAAACCGGCTGGCCGAAGGCAAGCTGCCGTTATGCGCCGAGATGTGTTCTACCAAATCGCTGCTCGCCGGTGACGGCGAGATCATCGCGCAGATCTACAAGGAACGCGTAATGAAACGCGGCTACGGCTCTGGAGCCTGGGGCTGGAAGACTGCTTATCAAGAGACCATCGCATCTTAG
- a CDS encoding formate dehydrogenase subunit gamma — MIVAAKFRVMVGALAFLVMALGAQPASAQQPALVNPQANAVKEGQLFQEMNRISGRCTVPDQKACTIEQPAGRDWRHFHQVTLRWIGGLVILGILAVLVVFYLWRGMVKIESGRSGRTVVRFNGFERFVHWMTATCFIILALSGLNITFGKPLLLPLIGPEPFTAWSQWAKYAHNYLSFPFTIGVFLIFLMWIAGNIPNRVDVEWLKRGGGIVGHDHPPAYRFNAGQKMIYWIVVLGGAAVAASGYVLMFPFYGTDIASMQVAQIAHAIVAVLFVAAMIGHIYIGTIGMEGAFEAMGTGTVDLNWAKEHHNLWLEEEQARTGPNETQRQPAITPAE, encoded by the coding sequence ATGATTGTTGCCGCCAAATTCCGCGTCATGGTCGGAGCGCTGGCGTTCCTCGTAATGGCGCTCGGAGCGCAGCCCGCGAGCGCTCAGCAGCCCGCGTTGGTTAACCCTCAGGCGAACGCCGTGAAGGAAGGTCAGCTCTTCCAAGAGATGAATCGCATTTCTGGTCGTTGCACTGTGCCCGATCAGAAGGCTTGCACGATCGAGCAGCCTGCCGGCCGTGATTGGCGCCATTTCCACCAAGTGACGCTCCGTTGGATTGGTGGCCTCGTCATCCTCGGTATTCTGGCCGTACTCGTTGTCTTCTATCTTTGGCGTGGGATGGTGAAAATCGAAAGTGGACGCTCAGGGCGCACCGTCGTACGGTTCAACGGCTTCGAACGGTTCGTGCATTGGATGACGGCAACCTGCTTCATCATTCTCGCCCTTTCGGGGCTCAACATAACCTTCGGCAAGCCTCTGCTGTTACCCCTCATCGGTCCCGAGCCGTTTACAGCCTGGTCGCAATGGGCGAAATACGCCCATAATTATCTTAGCTTCCCGTTCACGATCGGCGTGTTCTTGATTTTTCTCATGTGGATCGCGGGAAATATCCCCAATCGGGTCGATGTGGAATGGCTGAAGCGGGGCGGCGGCATCGTCGGTCATGATCACCCGCCGGCCTACCGGTTCAACGCCGGACAGAAGATGATCTATTGGATCGTCGTTCTCGGTGGCGCCGCTGTCGCGGCTAGTGGCTATGTGTTGATGTTCCCCTTCTATGGCACGGACATCGCCAGCATGCAGGTCGCTCAGATCGCACATGCTATCGTCGCGGTGCTGTTCGTCGCTGCCATGATCGGACACATCTATATCGGTACCATAGGTATGGAAGGTGCGTTCGAAGCCATGGGGACCGGAACTGTCGATCTTAATTGGGCCAAGGAACATCATAATCTGTGGCTTGAGGAGGAGCAGGCGCGAACCGGGCCGAACGAGACGCAGCGGCAGCCGGCTATCACCCCAGCGGAATAA